From one Terriglobales bacterium genomic stretch:
- a CDS encoding 2-oxoacid:acceptor oxidoreductase family protein, with amino-acid sequence MSSAIVGEKGVLEVVPPQFPGLRSTTDGSGAVVWVESHISQAACAYPITPSTPMGDGFAAEVSNGKQNLWGETLQFLEPESEHSSASACEGYALAGGRVTNFTSGQGLILMKEVLYVISGKRLPVVFHIGARALTSQSLNVHCGHDDVMGVADVGWGMLFGRNAQEACDLALIARRVAEQTETPFFNIQDGFLTTHTVQTVQLPEPELMREFVGAPQKHLRNLFDPHKPILTGCVQNQDSYMKGKVAQRYFYQIIAPVLDQAFEEFGRLTGRHYSAVLPYRMSDADYAVIGMGSMMETAEATVDYLRENGIRAGCISILSFRPFPSRQLAELVKSCRRISVIERCDCPLGQSNPLTTDVKACLADYFLESWRQPFEIMPEVYSGVAGLGGRDVRPGHIVAAFENMLCGGGKRNFVLGVNHSEAIDSALDPDVRPSGAYSLRGHSVGGFGSVTTNKVLANVASDLFGLDVQAFPKYGSEKKGLPTNYYLTLSSQPLRLHAELKHVEFVAVQDASAFRTDDPLQGLRDGGIVYLQSALVPEETWKSLPSKAKAAIRARKLRVFIIDAQRIARETSSRPDLQVRMQGIVLLGAFLRLTPFAEQAVLTPAVLTKDVLFTALEKSLTKYFGKRGGRVVEDNVRAARRGFDEIKELELPEGPIQGEPLEDRSENELHVLQTSQAWDGVVPVNFCERIIGCYKVGREAELPADEAVARSFMPPASATQRSFRNLAPEIPQFLPSACVGCMECVNVCPDTAILAKVAEPEALDAALGRIKANGDAGFLRSQLVATSKYHELFVRRGQAGGLFGIFVDADKCKGCGECVVACARHEALRMVPKETIDLHLYDRAMQLHRELPNTPRHFVNEKSLGDMMLTSDSQLFAGGAGSCMGCGETTAIRMMLAATGFVYGQENIGIVAATGCNTVYGSTYPFNPYAVAWTNSLFENAPADAMGIRLRWNQEGHPERRLWVLGGDGAMYDIGFQSLSRMLMSGLDIKVLVLDTQVYSNTGGQSSTATFTSQDAKMSAVGKAQSGKMERRKELAQILLMHPNVFVAQTTTAHLAHFYKSIMAANDYPGPAVVVCYATCPPEHGVADDHSITQAKLAVESRAFPLLVFDPRNGERMRECLSLAGNPAMKDDWYIDPRNSEPVNFISFARTEGRFGRHFAADGSPDEFLAKAQLDRLLNWHRLQELAGLR; translated from the coding sequence ATGAGTTCCGCAATCGTTGGGGAAAAGGGAGTTTTGGAGGTTGTGCCGCCGCAGTTTCCAGGCCTTCGGTCCACCACTGACGGTTCAGGGGCAGTCGTCTGGGTGGAATCGCATATCTCGCAGGCAGCATGCGCTTATCCAATTACCCCCTCCACCCCGATGGGCGATGGCTTTGCCGCTGAGGTTTCCAATGGCAAGCAGAACCTTTGGGGAGAGACTCTCCAATTCCTTGAACCGGAATCGGAACACAGCTCTGCTTCCGCATGCGAGGGTTATGCTCTGGCCGGTGGACGCGTAACCAATTTCACCTCCGGCCAGGGGCTGATCCTGATGAAAGAGGTCCTGTACGTCATCAGCGGCAAGCGCCTGCCCGTGGTCTTCCATATCGGTGCACGCGCTCTTACTTCGCAATCCTTGAACGTTCATTGTGGACACGATGACGTAATGGGCGTGGCCGATGTTGGTTGGGGCATGCTGTTCGGCCGGAATGCACAGGAAGCCTGTGATCTGGCGCTGATTGCCCGGCGGGTGGCGGAGCAGACGGAGACGCCTTTTTTCAACATACAAGATGGCTTTTTGACCACCCACACGGTGCAGACCGTACAACTGCCGGAACCCGAGCTGATGCGGGAGTTTGTGGGCGCGCCCCAGAAGCACCTCCGCAATCTATTTGATCCTCACAAACCGATCCTTACCGGATGCGTTCAGAACCAGGACAGCTACATGAAAGGCAAGGTAGCGCAGCGTTACTTTTATCAAATCATCGCGCCGGTCCTGGATCAGGCTTTTGAAGAATTCGGCAGGTTGACGGGCCGGCATTATTCGGCGGTGCTGCCGTACCGCATGAGCGATGCCGATTACGCCGTGATTGGCATGGGTTCAATGATGGAGACCGCAGAAGCGACGGTTGATTACCTGCGAGAGAACGGTATTCGCGCGGGTTGCATTTCCATTCTCAGCTTCCGTCCGTTTCCCTCGCGGCAGTTGGCGGAGTTGGTGAAATCGTGCCGCCGCATAAGCGTCATCGAGCGTTGCGATTGTCCCCTGGGACAGTCAAACCCGCTGACCACCGACGTGAAGGCCTGCTTGGCGGATTACTTCCTCGAGAGCTGGCGTCAACCGTTTGAAATCATGCCCGAAGTGTACAGCGGCGTAGCTGGCTTGGGCGGGCGCGACGTGCGCCCTGGGCATATCGTGGCGGCATTCGAAAATATGTTGTGTGGCGGCGGCAAGCGCAATTTTGTGCTCGGCGTCAACCATTCCGAAGCGATTGACTCGGCACTGGACCCGGATGTGCGTCCCAGTGGCGCATATTCGTTGAGGGGCCATTCGGTAGGCGGATTTGGGTCCGTTACTACGAACAAGGTACTAGCAAATGTGGCGTCGGATCTATTCGGACTTGATGTGCAGGCGTTTCCTAAGTATGGCTCGGAGAAGAAAGGCTTGCCCACCAATTACTACCTAACGCTCTCCTCACAGCCCTTGCGCCTGCACGCCGAATTAAAGCACGTAGAGTTTGTGGCCGTGCAGGACGCCAGCGCATTTCGCACCGACGATCCCTTGCAAGGGCTTCGTGATGGCGGGATTGTCTATCTGCAATCCGCCCTGGTGCCGGAAGAAACCTGGAAGAGTTTGCCCTCCAAAGCCAAGGCTGCAATCCGAGCACGCAAGCTGCGGGTCTTTATCATTGATGCCCAACGCATAGCCCGCGAAACCTCCAGCCGTCCCGATTTGCAGGTGCGCATGCAAGGCATCGTATTGCTGGGAGCTTTCCTGCGCCTCACGCCTTTTGCAGAGCAGGCCGTTCTAACCCCGGCCGTTCTAACTAAAGACGTGCTCTTCACGGCGTTGGAGAAAAGCCTGACCAAGTATTTTGGCAAGCGCGGCGGTCGGGTAGTTGAAGACAATGTCCGCGCAGCACGGCGGGGTTTTGATGAGATTAAAGAACTTGAGCTACCGGAGGGGCCGATTCAGGGCGAGCCTCTCGAAGACCGATCTGAAAATGAGCTGCATGTTCTTCAGACGTCTCAGGCGTGGGACGGAGTAGTCCCGGTAAACTTTTGCGAGCGCATAATTGGCTGCTACAAAGTTGGGCGTGAAGCCGAACTGCCGGCTGATGAAGCGGTCGCGCGCAGCTTCATGCCTCCTGCCAGCGCCACGCAGCGCAGCTTTCGCAACCTGGCTCCCGAGATTCCTCAGTTTCTGCCCAGCGCCTGCGTGGGCTGCATGGAATGTGTGAACGTGTGCCCCGATACTGCCATTCTGGCCAAAGTCGCCGAACCAGAAGCGCTCGATGCTGCCCTCGGACGGATTAAGGCCAACGGCGACGCGGGGTTTCTGCGATCGCAGCTGGTTGCTACCTCCAAGTATCACGAATTATTTGTGCGACGTGGCCAGGCAGGTGGACTGTTCGGCATCTTCGTTGATGCTGATAAGTGCAAGGGCTGTGGCGAGTGTGTGGTGGCCTGCGCGCGTCACGAGGCGCTCCGAATGGTGCCGAAAGAAACCATTGATCTGCATCTTTACGACCGTGCCATGCAACTGCACCGAGAACTTCCCAACACTCCTCGCCACTTTGTAAACGAGAAATCGCTTGGTGACATGATGCTCACCAGCGACTCGCAGCTTTTTGCAGGCGGCGCCGGCTCGTGCATGGGTTGTGGCGAAACCACTGCGATTCGCATGATGCTGGCAGCGACGGGCTTTGTCTATGGACAGGAGAACATCGGCATTGTCGCCGCCACTGGTTGCAATACTGTCTATGGCTCGACTTACCCGTTCAATCCTTATGCCGTGGCGTGGACGAATTCGCTGTTCGAGAACGCCCCGGCCGATGCAATGGGCATCCGTCTGCGTTGGAACCAGGAGGGACATCCGGAACGGCGGCTCTGGGTCCTAGGCGGGGATGGCGCGATGTACGATATCGGCTTTCAGTCACTCTCGCGCATGTTAATGTCCGGCCTCGACATCAAGGTGCTGGTGCTCGATACCCAGGTTTACTCCAACACCGGTGGCCAAAGCTCAACTGCAACGTTTACTTCGCAAGACGCCAAAATGTCCGCGGTTGGAAAGGCGCAGTCCGGAAAGATGGAACGGCGCAAAGAGCTTGCCCAAATCCTGCTAATGCACCCCAATGTTTTTGTAGCTCAAACGACCACTGCGCATCTTGCGCACTTCTATAAGAGCATCATGGCAGCCAATGATTACCCTGGCCCAGCCGTGGTCGTTTGCTATGCCACGTGCCCGCCGGAGCACGGAGTTGCTGATGATCACTCCATTACACAGGCGAAGCTGGCAGTCGAATCACGGGCGTTTCCACTCCTGGTGTTTGACCCGCGCAACGGCGAGCGCATGCGCGAGTGTTTAAGCCTGGCAGGCAATCCTGCCATGAAGGATGACTGGTACATTGATCCTCGCAACAGCGAACCGGTTAACTTCATAAGTTTCGCGAGAAC
- a CDS encoding ImmA/IrrE family metallo-endopeptidase codes for MTAKEVLDECRISDRPIPLEAIIQHYGITPVRLSATGDIFGAIVRENGGFYIAVNPDQHPNRQRFTIAHELAHFILHYKDSSERIEHVDTDFRVSWRNHVSSQGVDWNEIEANRFAAELLMPEHMLRPDVDKFGMLDDDALQRLAALYKVSRLAMRFRLINLGLLPPEVDPSGE; via the coding sequence ATGACAGCTAAAGAAGTTCTAGATGAGTGCCGGATATCCGATCGTCCGATTCCGCTGGAAGCAATAATTCAGCACTACGGGATAACACCGGTTCGTCTTTCAGCCACTGGCGACATTTTTGGAGCGATCGTGCGGGAGAACGGAGGGTTCTACATTGCCGTGAATCCCGACCAGCATCCGAACCGCCAGCGGTTTACGATTGCGCACGAACTCGCGCATTTCATTCTTCATTATAAAGACAGCAGTGAACGTATCGAGCATGTTGACACCGATTTCCGAGTCAGCTGGCGGAACCACGTGTCTTCACAAGGAGTGGACTGGAACGAAATTGAAGCGAATCGGTTCGCTGCCGAACTTCTTATGCCGGAGCACATGCTGCGTCCAGACGTGGATAAATTCGGCATGCTCGATGACGACGCATTACAGCGCCTCGCGGCGTTGTACAAAGTCTCGCGTCTGGCGATGCGCTTCCGCTTGATCAACTTGGGGCTGCTTCCACCTGAAGTGGATCCGTCAGGTGAGTGA
- a CDS encoding SEC-C metal-binding domain-containing protein codes for MDFGLVEAAQAQLQRWYPQFDSVVPPQGTAAVRAWRGRIQPFPDGTEFADVMAHLQAGETVRVERDGRLAHPQRCKKTHNFSIGFAGAFTRSFDIILLTFEGSRHPRVYAVSPEISRRAFPFHPHLRDDQRAIIDGKPLIPLCVYLASDGVLQRDAMELVHTLDYTAMFLAKHLVWATTCLLTRFSIDDAPQTLSSDPVLSTLMHRGQVFDGTDAVFAWHYRTDASPKTMQQQIESWFETGYWYALWPASWVGPAAPHDVDELLQQIDYDAECPCGSGQRYSDCHREEHELAVAIPR; via the coding sequence ATGGATTTCGGCTTGGTCGAGGCAGCTCAAGCACAACTTCAACGTTGGTACCCGCAATTCGATTCCGTTGTGCCTCCACAGGGCACGGCTGCCGTGCGTGCCTGGCGCGGGCGCATCCAGCCGTTTCCGGACGGAACCGAGTTCGCGGACGTAATGGCTCACCTCCAAGCCGGGGAAACAGTCCGGGTAGAGCGGGATGGCAGGCTTGCCCATCCACAACGGTGCAAGAAAACACACAATTTTTCCATAGGCTTTGCGGGTGCGTTTACTCGCTCCTTCGACATCATACTTCTAACCTTTGAGGGATCACGTCATCCAAGGGTTTATGCGGTCTCTCCAGAGATCTCCCGACGTGCATTCCCTTTCCACCCCCACCTTCGGGATGACCAGCGTGCAATCATAGACGGTAAACCGCTCATTCCCCTTTGTGTGTACCTCGCCAGCGACGGCGTGCTACAGCGTGACGCAATGGAGCTGGTTCACACACTGGACTACACAGCGATGTTCTTAGCAAAGCATTTAGTCTGGGCTACGACGTGTTTGTTAACGCGTTTCAGTATTGATGACGCGCCTCAGACCTTATCATCAGACCCAGTTCTCTCAACGTTGATGCACCGAGGGCAGGTTTTCGATGGCACCGATGCCGTATTCGCCTGGCACTATAGAACAGACGCCAGTCCGAAAACGATGCAGCAGCAGATAGAATCATGGTTTGAAACTGGTTACTGGTATGCGTTGTGGCCAGCTTCGTGGGTTGGTCCTGCCGCTCCACATGATGTGGACGAGCTGCTTCAGCAGATCGACTACGATGCCGAATGCCCTTGCGGTAGTGGCCAGCGTTACAGCGATTGTCATCGTGAGGAACATGAACTCGCGGTGGCGATCCCGAGGTGA
- a CDS encoding helix-turn-helix transcriptional regulator: MTVRYNRTVPSARSPEAVYPVFGRKLREIREKRNVPQQELATFSGLTRSSIANIESGKQRVLLHQVLQFAERLGVKVSDLVPSTPELQQIRTTETQDKKLAYADEVRRLATGHSG; the protein is encoded by the coding sequence TTGACAGTACGGTATAATCGAACCGTGCCCTCAGCACGTTCTCCTGAAGCCGTCTATCCTGTCTTCGGCCGCAAGCTTCGTGAAATACGTGAAAAAAGGAATGTTCCCCAGCAGGAGCTAGCAACGTTCTCGGGTCTAACCCGGTCCTCCATCGCCAACATCGAAAGTGGTAAGCAACGCGTGCTGTTGCATCAGGTGCTGCAATTTGCTGAGAGATTGGGCGTGAAGGTGTCCGACCTCGTGCCGTCAACACCTGAGCTACAGCAAATCCGTACAACCGAGACGCAGGATAAAAAGCTTGCGTATGCGGATGAAGTCCGCAGACTGGCAACCGGTCACAGCGGATAA